A portion of the Leptospira broomii serovar Hurstbridge str. 5399 genome contains these proteins:
- a CDS encoding DDE-type integrase/transposase/recombinase: MKRKTIRNRYHSDFKLAVFLGITDYEIIDSLPKSTIHSFRNLSPNEFRSLIGHSYSDSQFFDPEYLMLLKKIANAKTFIRILKAALRAKKCLLSIQRFPQRIAYDLQTKERIIRTIEKIRDTIGFEKSLRYFNISKAAYYLWLFEFRSQCDAAVSNLCLRRFPLQISNSEIEALKRLVYEKIQLGWPFSVIWGYGVRHRIIRFSKSTFMRYVRALGLYLLQSKFKKIRKTGFLTSEPNQVWHADITIYTTKDNVKAYIYFLVDNFSKFILGCEVKQYVSSRVCTEMIQEAYRRFGSKISKVTIPDLFPLLNLNLSKETNYINLMVDGGPENKGDVDRLISGDKLPINKIIAQKDVSFSNSQIEALNKILKYQFLHKQDIPNIQTLQKMIYSWIPIYNSQRPNRSGKYLLTPEEVYNGKKVDHLGVEQNFIDARRARILQNQKASCGAC, encoded by the coding sequence ATGAAGCGTAAGACGATCAGAAACAGATATCATTCCGACTTCAAGCTGGCCGTATTTCTCGGAATTACAGATTATGAAATCATCGATTCTTTACCGAAGTCCACTATTCACTCATTTAGAAACTTAAGCCCTAACGAATTCCGGAGTTTGATCGGACATAGTTATTCCGACTCACAATTCTTCGATCCGGAATATCTTATGCTATTAAAGAAAATCGCGAACGCAAAGACATTTATACGAATTCTGAAAGCTGCATTGAGAGCCAAGAAATGTCTGCTTTCAATTCAAAGATTCCCGCAGAGGATCGCGTATGATCTCCAAACTAAAGAACGAATCATACGTACTATCGAAAAAATTCGAGACACTATCGGATTCGAAAAATCCCTACGGTATTTCAATATTTCTAAAGCAGCTTATTATCTCTGGTTATTCGAATTCAGATCGCAATGCGATGCCGCAGTCTCGAATCTCTGCCTAAGAAGATTTCCCTTACAAATCTCGAATTCGGAAATCGAGGCTTTAAAGCGTCTCGTATACGAAAAAATCCAGCTCGGGTGGCCGTTTTCGGTAATTTGGGGGTATGGCGTTAGACATAGAATCATACGGTTTTCTAAATCCACTTTTATGAGATACGTACGTGCCCTTGGACTTTATTTACTTCAGAGCAAATTCAAAAAAATCAGAAAAACCGGTTTCTTAACGTCAGAGCCTAATCAAGTCTGGCACGCTGATATTACTATTTATACGACGAAGGACAATGTAAAAGCATATATATACTTCTTAGTCGATAATTTCTCCAAATTCATTTTAGGTTGCGAAGTCAAGCAATACGTATCAAGCCGAGTCTGCACGGAAATGATTCAAGAAGCTTATCGCAGATTCGGTTCAAAAATTTCGAAAGTGACGATACCGGATCTATTCCCGCTTTTGAATTTGAATCTCTCGAAAGAAACCAATTATATCAATCTGATGGTTGATGGAGGGCCGGAAAACAAAGGAGATGTTGACCGACTTATTTCCGGCGATAAACTTCCAATCAATAAAATCATAGCCCAGAAAGATGTCTCCTTCTCAAACAGCCAAATCGAAGCTCTAAATAAAATTCTAAAATACCAATTCCTGCATAAACAAGACATTCCGAATATTCAAACCTTGCAAAAAATGATATACTCCTGGATTCCGATTTATAATTCCCAAAGACCAAATCGATCCGGAAAATATCTTTTGACGCCAGAGGAAGTATATAACGGGAAAAAAGTCGACCACTTAGGCGTAGAACAAAACTTCATCGACGCAAGAAGAGCAAGAATTCTCCAAAATCAAAAAGCTTCCTGCGGAGCCTGTTAA